A stretch of DNA from Deltaproteobacteria bacterium:
TGTAGTTTCCAAAACCGATATTGAGAATCCTGCATTTGCATGACATGGTCTTTTCTCCCTTGCAATTCTGGGCCCGCTCCTAATAATCCATGCATCCAATTTGATTTACCTGAATCCGTGGAGGTTAATCTCACCACTGAGGTCACAGAGAAAATCTCTCCATCAGACGAGGTTCTGGACCTGCTCCCGTATCTTTTCGATCTCCGCCTTGGCCTCCACGACAAGATGGGAGACAGCGACATCCGCCGCCTTGGAGGCTGCGGTATTCACCTCCCTGAAGAGCTCCTGAAGAAGAAAATCGAGTTTTCTTCCTATAGGGCCGTCTTCACCAAGGACACCCCGCATCTGGGCCAAGTGGCTTCGGGCCCGAACGATCTCCTCGGTGATATCTAAGCGATCGGCCATAAGAACGACCTCCTGGGCGAGCCGCGCCTCGTCGAGAGGGATGTCCCCGAGGGCCGCTCGGACCCGTTCCCGAAGGGCCGTGCGCGCCTCCGCAAGGCGCGCTGCAGCGCGGTCTGAGATCTGAATGCATATCTCCTCCAGGCGGCCTATGCGCCCACGGATATCCCTCGCGAGGACCTCTCCCTCAGCGCCGGCCATGGTGATCGCCTTGTCGATAAGCTCTGCGAGATATCCCGCCAGATCCA
This window harbors:
- a CDS encoding YicC family protein produces the protein MTTFARVGPREGAIPLTLELKSVNARNCEVFVRAPRSFAPLEERIRKAVQKGLDRGRIEISIQIDGGQRERVAFEPDVELAHGYLDAAARLAKDLGLSGTLDLPALLGLVREAVTVREQAVDVEEIWLDLAGYLAELIDKAITMAGAEGEVLARDIRGRIGRLEEICIQISDRAAARLAEARTALRERVRAALGDIPLDEARLAQEVVLMADRLDITEEIVRARSHLAQMRGVLGEDGPIGRKLDFLLQELFREVNTAASKAADVAVSHLVVEAKAEIEKIREQVQNLV